DNA sequence from the Candidatus Eisenbacteria bacterium genome:
CGGACTGGTCGGCATGGCCGGCGGCGGCGAACTGGCGCTGGGCTGGATCCTGCTCTACGCGCTCGGAGTCATGGCATTCATTTCCCGTCAATCCCGCCTCGACGCGCAGTCCGAAGTCGCTCCGGTTCGCGGACGCGTCGCCACGATCTCGCGCATCCACGCCGACGCCGCCTGAGGGACGCATGGCACTCCAGGGAAACCTTCGCGACTTCTCGGTCACCGAGATCCTTCAGCTCCTCGGCACCCAGAAGAAAACCGGCTGCCTGCTGCTGGAGTGGAACACCGAGCGCGCGCGACTCTTCGTGCTCGACGGCCGCATCGTGTCCTCGCGCGAGCCCGGGATGCGAGCCGACGACCCGTTCCTGAGCTTCCTGGTCAAGGCACACCGGCTGTCCGACGAGCAGCGCCGTGGAATCCTGAGTATTCAGCGCGAGTCGGGTCGCGATCTCGAGGACCTGCTCGAGAATGGTCGTTACCTCGAAGCCGACGAGATGTCGAACTATCTCGAACGGCAGTTGCTCGACGACCTGATGCAGCTGGTGCGATGGGAGAACGGCACCTATCGCTTCGATCCGAACTCGCGGTGGCCGAATCCTCCGCGCGTGCGACTCAGCATGGAAGGTGCGCTGATCGAGGCGGCTCGTCGCGTCGACGAGGAAAAGCGCTACGTCGCGCGCTTCCGCGACCCCTACGAACTTCTCGGCGTCCGCGACTTGCCGGACCCCGACGAGCCGCTCTCGGAAGAAGAAAAGGAGATCTTCGGGCTCATCGACGGCCAGCACACGGTCGCCGAAGTGGTCGAGGCCGCCCCGCTCTCGGAATACGAAGCCTACGAAGCGCTGCATCGAATGCTGGAGGCGAACTGGCTGGAGCCGGGTGGCCGTCGCGATCCGGGCCGTGAGGCGCCGACGCTGCTGCCGCACGTCGAGATTCAGACTCCGGCGCGGTTCGAGCTCGGGCGCGAACT
Encoded proteins:
- a CDS encoding DUF4388 domain-containing protein yields the protein MALQGNLRDFSVTEILQLLGTQKKTGCLLLEWNTERARLFVLDGRIVSSREPGMRADDPFLSFLVKAHRLSDEQRRGILSIQRESGRDLEDLLENGRYLEADEMSNYLERQLLDDLMQLVRWENGTYRFDPNSRWPNPPRVRLSMEGALIEAARRVDEEKRYVARFRDPYELLGVRDLPDPDEPLSEEEKEIFGLIDGQHTVAEVVEAAPLSEYEAYEALHRMLEANWLEPGGRRDPGREAPTLLPHVEIQTPARFELGRELAFAGAVIALFFAFQWSSRFVPQSPNPHPSTDVFVQQGMRQVRDVLELYHRESGRYPDNLDVLADDRYLDPSVYQGATRPLRYHRLPNDAGYVLEVAKR